AGGCCCACGGCCACCAGCGGCCAGGCGCTGCGCCAGGTGTGCGGGTGCATGCCGTCGATCAGCATCCACGCGCCGCCGGCGATTGTGCTGACCAGCGAGAAATAGAAGACGATGCGCGCCTCGTTCTCGCCCAGGTCGCCCAGCTGGCGGACTTCCACGTAGGCCAGCGCCGTGAACATGCCCGACACCAGCCCGATCATGCCGCCCGTCATCTGCGACGGGCCGACGCTCGGCTGCAGCAGGCAGATCACGCCGATGAACGACATCAGGATCGCCGTGACCATCTTGCGGTCGGCCCCGCCGGGCTTGCCGGCTCTGCCGGCCAGCGCGGCACCCGCGCCGATGATGAGCGCGATCCACACCGGCGACATGTAGTTGAGCGTCATGGCGGTCGCCAGCGGCAGCAGGCTGATCGAACTGAACCACAGCAGCAGCGAGGTCACGCCGAACACGCTGCGCTTGATGTGCGAGGCGAGGTGCGGCGTGCGCACGCCGGCCCCCGTGCGGTACAGCACCGCCCCCATCAGCACCACGCCGATCGCGCTGCGGTAGAAAACGATCTCACCGGTGCTGTAATGCGCCGACGCCAGCTTGACGCACACCCCCATCGCCGAGAATGCGAAGGCTGCGAGCACCATCCAGAGCGATTGGCGGGAGGAGCTGGCCGCCCGCAGGGCGATTTGCGTGGTGAGGTCGGTCGGCATGGTCGGGACGAAAAAAAACGGTGCACGCCGCGCGGGTGCACCGTTCGCATTGTCACTCCGTTGGCGTTTGCGCGCCAGCGGTGCCGCGAGGAGGCTGGATCAGTAGTCCATCACCCGGCGGTACCACTCGTGGAAGTGCTGCATGCCGTCTTCCATCGGCGATTGGTACGGCCCTACCTCGCTGGTGCCGCGCTTGAGCAGGGCCAGCCGGCCGGCATCCATGCGCTCGGCGATTTCGTCGTCCTCGATGCAGGTCTCCATATAGGCGGCGCGCTCGGCCTGGACGAATTCGCGCTCGAACAGCGCGATCTCTTCCGGGTAATAGAACTCGACCACGTTGCGGGTCCGGGTCGGGCCCATCGGGTGCAGGGTCGAGACCACCAGCACGTTCGGGTACCACTCCACCATGACGTTCGGGTAGTACGTCAGCCATACCGCGCCGTACTTGGGCATCTCGCCGTTGTTGAAGCGCAGCACGGCGTCATGCCACTTCTGGTACGTCGGCGTGCCGGGGCGGCGCAGGCCGGCGTGGATGCCGACCGTCTGCACGCTGTACCACTCGCCGAATTCCCAGGTCAGGTCGTCGCACGAGACGAACTGGCCGAGGCCGGGGTGGAAGGGCACGACGTGGTAGTCCTCCAGGTAGACCTCGATGAAGGTCTTCCAGTTGTAGTTGCAGTCGTGCACCTCGACGTGGTCGAGCATGTAGCCGGAGAAATCGAGGTCGCGCGTCACGCCCAGGCGGGCCAGGTCGTTGCGCACGTCGCGCTTGCCTTCGAACAGCAGGCCGTTCCAGTTCTGCAGCAGCGAGCGCGACAGGTGCACGCATGGCTGCTGCTCGAAATGCGGCGCGCCCAGCAGTTCGCCCTTCAGGTCGTACGTCCAGCGGTGCAGCGGGCAGACGATGTTCTGGGCATTGCCTCGCCCATTGAGCATGATCGCCTGGCGGTGCCGGCATACGTTGGACAGCAGTTCGACGCCGTTCGGATTGCGCACCAGCACGCGGCCTTCGGCCTCGGCGGCAAGCGTGTGATAGTCGCCCACCTCGGGCACCATCAGTTCATGGCCGACGTAGCCCGGGCCATGCTTGAACAGACGTTCGATTTCGGTTTGGTACAGCGCCTCGTCGAAGTATGCGGAGACGGGCAGCTGGGTTTCAGACGGCACCAGATTCAGCGCGGTGCTGAGATTGGACATTATCCCCACTCCCAAGAACGGTGAAAGCAGTGAACAACCCAACCATCGAAAAATCGATATGGGAAAGAGAAAGAATGCCATCGGCAGGCGGCATGGCCGCCATACAAGGCAGCGTGCGCTGCACCGGCCTTTGGAGGAAGCGGCGATTGTACCCCAGGACCACTGATAAGTCTCTGATTTCTGTCATATTTTGGCGGTGGGCGATCACGTTCGCGGGGCCCTTCCGGTCCGCCGGCGTGGCGTGGGCGCCCGCGAATCGTGATGCGGCCGGCACGCGGTACCCGCGCGGAATTGCCGTAAAATGCCGGCCTGTTCTTCCCTTTCCGCAACCGGCATGCCTCGTGCCCAAGACGCCGCACCGAGCGACGCAACCGCCCCCCTTTCGGCTCCCCCGACTTCCTATGAAGCGGCCATGGCTGAACTCGAAACCCTCGTCGCCAGCATGGAGTCCGGTGAGTTGCCGCTGGAAGCCTCGCTGGCGGCATATCGCCGCGGAGCCGAGCTGGTCAGGTATTGCCAGCAGGTGCTGGAGCGCGTCGAGCAGCAGGTGCGCGTGCTCGACGGCGATGCCCTGAAGCCCCTGGCGGACGAAGGCACCAACGAACAGGGCAAGGCATGAGCGATTTCGCCCAATGGATGGCGTCCGTCGTGGCGCGGACGGAAAGCGCGCTCGAACGCGCCTTGCCCGGCGAGTCGGTTGTGCCGCAGCGCCTGCATGCCGCGATGCGCTATGCCACGCTGGGGGCGGGCAAGCGGGTCCGCCCGCTGCTTGTGCATGCCGCCGGGGCGCTGGGCGAGGCGTCGCCCGAGGCGCTGGACGGGGTGAGCTGCGCGGTGGAGATGATCCACGCCTATTCGCTGGTCCACGACGACATGCCTTGCATGGATGACGATGACCTGCGCCGTGGCCGCCCGACCGTGCATCGCGCCTATGATGAAGCGACGGCGCTGCTGGTCGGCGATGCGCTGCAGACCCAGGCCTTCGTCGTGCTGGCCGAGCTGGGTGCGGTGAGCCCGGTCACGCGCGCGGCGCTGGTGGGCGAGCTGGCGCGCGCGTCCGGCTCGCTGGGCATGGCGGGCGGGCAGGCGATCGACCTGCAGAGCGTGGGCGTGGCCCTGTCGCAGGACGCGCTGGAGACCATGCACCGCATGAAGACAGGCGCGCTGCTGCGGGCGAGCCTGCGCATGGGCGCCTTGTGCGCCGGCGTGAATGCCGCGGCGCTGGAGCAGGTGGACGCCTACGCGGGCGCGGTCGGACTGGCGTTCCAGGTGGTTGACGATATCCTCGACGTGACGGCCGATACCGCCACGCTGGGCAAGACCGCCGGCAAGGACGAGGCCGACGACAAGCCGACCTATGTGTCGATCCTCGGCCTGGAGCGCGCGCGGGCGCTGGCTGACGAATTGCATGCCGCGGCGGGCGCGGCGGTGGCGCGGTTGTCCCGCGAACTGGGCGAAGCGCGTACCGTCAGGCTGGCCGGGATGGCCGGCCTGATCGTGCAGCGTGGCCACTGAACAACATTGCACAGACGTTAGAAGTCTTTGCCTAGACGCCCGAGCGGCGGTCTCACATGACGTACGAACTTCTGAACACTATCGACGATCCGGCCGAGCTGCGTCGCCTGGACCGGCGCCAGCTCGGCACCCTGGCCGATGAGCTGCGCGCCTTCGTGCTCGAATCCGTCTCGCAGACGGGCGGCCACCTGTCGTCGAACCTGGGCACGATCGAACTGACCATCGCGCTGCACTATGTCTTCAACACGCCGGATGACCGGATCGTGTGGGACGTCGGCCATCAGAGCTATCCGCACAAGATCCTGACCGGCCGCCGCGAGCAGATGGCGACGCTGCGCCAACTGGACGGCATCTCCGGTTTCCCGCGCCGCAGCGAGAGCCCGTACGACACCTTCGGCACCGCGCATTCCTCCACCTCGATCTCGGCCGCGCTGGGCATGGCGCAGGGCGCCAAGACGCGGGGCGAGAGCCGCGTCGCCATCGCTGTGATCGGCGACGGGGCGATGAGCGCGGGCATGGCCTTCGAGGCCATGAACAACGCCGGTGTCTATAAGAACCTGCCGCTGGTGGTGGTGCTCAACGACAACGACATGTCGATCTCGCCGCCGGTGGGCGCGCTCAACCGCTACCTGGCGCGGCTGATGAGCGGCCAGTTTTACGCGGCCACCAAGAAGGGCGTGGAAAAGCTGCTGTCGGTGGCGCCGCCCGTGCTGGAGTTCGCCAAGCGCTTCGAAGAGCACGCCAAGGGCATGCTGGTGCCGGCGACGATGTTCGAGGAATTCGGCTTCAACTACATCGGGCCGATCGACGGGCACGATCTCGGATCGCTGGTGCCGACGCTGCAGAACATCCGCCAGCGCGCGCTGGAGGGCGGCGGCCCGCAGTTCCTGCACGTGGTCACCAAGAAGGGGCAGGGCTACAAGCTGGCCGAGGCCGATCCGATCCTTTATCACGGTCCGGGTAAGTTCAACCCGCAGGAAGGTATCAAGCCCGCCGCGCGCCCAACCAAGGTCTCTTACACGCAAGTGTTCGGCCAGTGGCTGTGCGACATGGCCGCCGCCGACAAGCGCCTGGTCGGCATCACGCCCGCCATGCGCGAGGGCTCGGGCATGGTGGAGTTCGAGCAGCGCTTCCCCGACCGCTATTACGACGTCGGCATCGCCGAGCAGCACGCCGTCACCTTTGCCGGCGGCCTGGCATGCGAGGGGCTGAAGCCCGTCGTCGCCATCTATTCGACCTTCCTGCAGCGCGGCTATGACCAGCTGATCCACGACGTGGCGCTGCAGAACCTGCCGGTGGTGTTCGCGCTGGACCGCGCGGGCCTGGTCGGCGCGGATGGCGCGACGCATGCCGGCGCCTACGACATGGCGTACCTGCGCTGCATCCCCAACATGATGGTGATGGCGCCGGCCGACGAGAACGAGTGCCGCCAACTGCTCAGCACGGCGTTCGCCCAGGACTGTCCGACGGCGGTGCGTTATCCGCGCGGCGCCGGCCCGGGCGTGGCGGTGCAGCCGACGCTGGACCCGCTGCCGGTGGGCAAGGCCGAGGTGCGCCGCGCATCCACCGCGCCGGCGGGCCAGCGCGTGGCGATCCTGGCCTTCGGCTCGATGGTCGCGCCGGCCACGGCCGCGGCCGAGCGCCTGGACGCCACCGTGGTCAACATGCGCTTCGTCAAGCCCCTGGACGTGGCCTGCGTGCTGGAGATGGCACGCACCCACGATTACGTGGTCACAGTGGAAGAGGGCTGCGTGATGGGCGGCGCCGGCAGCGCCTGCCTGGAAGCACTCGCCGCCGCCGGGGTGGCGACGCCGGTGCTGCAGCTGGGTTTGCCCGACCGCTTCATCGATCACGGCGACCATGCCGCACTGCTGGCGTTGTGCGGACTGGATGCCAACGGCATCCTGGCATCGATCCGCGAGCGCTTCGCCGTGCAGCCGCGCGCGGTCCAACAACGTGTGGCGTAAAAAGCACTTCTCGATAGGCTGTTTCAATCACCTGCATTGGTACTGCGGGTTTGAGTAGTCGACAGCAGAGGTGGGAAATTTCCCTTACACTGCGTCCGTTTTTTCGTGAATTTGTGTGCGCAGTCGCGGGATGGGTCGATTAGGTCACTTGAGGGGTGGTCGCCTTCAATCCGGTTCCGCGGTTTCACACTCGTTGCGTCCCGGCCGACTGCGATGGCCGGGCGACCGTAAAGGAAACCGATCATGAACGATATGAACCCGGCCTTCGTGATGCCGGATGTCCAGTCCAGCCACGATACCCGCCAGATCCCGATCCAGCGCGTGGGCGTGCGCGGCGTGCGCTACCCGATGTCGTTGCAGACGCCGTCGGGCGTGCAGAGCACCGTCGGCACCTTCAACCTGGATGTGCACCTGCCGGCCGATCAGAAGGGCACGCACATGTCCCGCTTTGTCGCGCTGCTCGAAGAAGAGCGCGAGCCGCTGAACCTGGCGCAATTCCAGTTGCTGCTGGAAAAGATGCTGGAGAAGCTCGAAGCCGACGCCGGCCGCATCGAAGTCCACTTCCCGTATTTCGTCAGTAAGACCGCGCCGGTGTCGGGCGTGCAATCGCTGATGGACTACGAAGTGACGATGATCGGCGAAATGCGCGATGGCCACACCACCGTGCGGGTCAAGGCCTTGGTGCCGGTGACGAGCCTGTGCCCGTGCTCCAAGAAAATCTCGCAGTACGGCGCGCACAACCAGCGCTCGCACATCACCATCGACGCCGAGCTGGCGGCCGATACGCCGGTCGAGGCGCTGATCCGCATGGCCGAGGAAGAAGCCTCGTGCGAGCTGTGGGGCCTGCTTAAGCGCCCGGACGAGAAGTTCGTCACCGAACGCGCGTATGAGAACCCGAAGTTCGTCGAAGACTTGGTGCGCGATATTGCCATGCGCTTGAACGAAGACGACCGCATCGTGGCCTACACGCTGGAAGCGGAGAACTTCGAGTCGATCCACAACCACAGCGCCTATGCGCTGATCGAGCGCGACAAGCGCCGCGACAACTGATCGACGCGACGTCCGCCGGACTTGGAAAGAAGCCGCTCCATCGAGCGGCTTCTTTCATGCGTGCCGGATGCGGATGTCTTCCAGATCCCAGCGCGGCGTGACGCCGTAGCCGTAGCCTTCCTGGACCTGGCCGGGGTCGGCCTGCAGCCGCATGGCGCCGGCGAAGGCAATCATGGCGCCGTTGTCGGTGCAGAACTGCAGGTCGGGGTAGTAGACGCGCAAGCCGCGCTTGCCGCCCTCGGCGTTCAGGCGCTCGCGCAACTGGCGGTTGGCACCCACGCCGCCCGCCACCACGATGCGCTTGAGGCCGTGCTCGCGCGCGGCGCGCAGCGTCTTGGTGACCAGCACATCGACGATGGCATCGACAAAGGCGCGGGCCAGGTCGGCGCGCGGCTGTTCGCACGCTTCGCTGCCGTCGAGATTGAGCTTGCGCACCTGCGTCAGCACGGCCGTCTTCAGGCCGGCGAACGAGAAATCGAAATTGCCCGAATGCAGCATCGGCCGGGGCAGGTCGAACGCGCCCGGGTTGCCGAACTCGGCCAGGCGCGAGACGGCCGGGCCGCCGGGGTAGCCCAGGCCGAGCAGCTTGGCGGTCTTGTCGAAGGCTTCGCCGGCGGCATCGTCGAGGGTCTCGCCGAGCAGCGTGTACTGGCCGACCGCATCGACGCGCATCAGCTGCGTATGCCCGCCCGACACCAGCAGCGCCAGGAACGGAAACGCGGGCCGGTCCGCCTCCAGCAGCGGCGAGAGCAGATGCCCTTCCAGGTGGTGCACGCCCACCAGCGGCTTGCCCAGCGCAAAGCCCAGCGCATTGGCCACCGAGGCCCCCACCAGCAGTGCGCCGGCCAGTCCCGGCCCTTTCGTATAAGCGATGGCGTCGATGTCCGCGCGGCCGATGCCGGCCGTGGCCAGTACGTCCTCCAGCAGCGGGATCACGCGGCGGATGTGGTCGCGCGAGGCCAGCTCCGGCACCACGCCGCCGTAGTCGCGGTGCATGGCGATCTGCGAGTAGAGCGCGTGCGCACGCAGGCCGGCATCGGTGTCGTACAGGGCGACGCCGGTTTCGTCGCAGGAGGATTCGATGCCGAGGACCAGCATGGCGCGTGGGGCGTGAGGAAATGCAATGGGAAGGCCGCCGAAGATAGCACAAGTTAAAATGCGCGGTTTTCATGCAGACAGACAACCCAGGGGCGGCGCGGCGATCATGATGCGGTGCGATGTGGCGGTGATCGGCGCGGGCGCGGCCGGGATGATGTGCGCGGCCGTGGCCGGGCAGCGGGGCGCACGCGTGGTGCTGATCGACCATGCCACCAGGCTCGCCGAAAAGATCCGCATCTCCGGCGGCGGGCGCTGCAATTTCACGAACGTCAACGCGGGGCCGGCCAACTATCTGTCGGGCAACCCGCATTTCTGCCGCTCGGCGCTGGCGCGCTACACGCCGCAGGATTTCGTCGGGCTGGTCTCCAGCTACCGCATTCCCTATCACGAGAAGCACAAGGGCCAGCTGTTCTGCGACGACAGCGCGGAAGACATCATCCGTATGCTCGGGGCCGAGTGCGATAAGGGCAACGTCATCTGGCGCACCGGCTGCGCCATCGCCGAGGTCGGCAAGGCCAGCGATGCCTACCGCTTGGCCACCAGCGCCGGCGAGATCGTCGCCGACCGGCTGGTGATCGCCACCGGCGGGCTGTCCATTCCCAAGATCGGCGCGACGGATTTCGGCTATCGCGTGGCTCGCCAGTTCGGCCTGAAGATCGTCGAGACGCATCCGGCGCTGGTGCCGCTGACCTTCCACGCCGAGCATTGGGCGCCGTTCGCCGCGCTGTCGGGGGTGTCGATGGAGGTGGATGTGACGGTCGGGCCGCCGGCGGCGGCCGGCAAGGGCAGCCATCGGGGTGGCCGGGGCGGCGCCACGACGTTCCGCGAAGACCTGCTGCTGACGCATCGCGGCCTGTCCGGCCCGGCTGTCCTGCAGATTTCCAGTTTCTGGAACGCGGGGCAGCCGCTGTCGATCGACCTGCTGCCCGACACCGATGCCGCGCAATGGCTGTGCGACGAGAAGGCCGGTTCGCGCAAGCAGTTGGGGACGGTACTGGCGCAGCGCCTGCCGGAGCGCGTCGCGCAGGCGTGGTGCGCGACCCATGGCGCCAGTCCGCACGCGCCCATCGCCGAGCTGTCCGACAAGGCGCTGCGGGCCTTGGGGGGCACCCTCAACCGCTGGGAGCTGACGCCGTCCGGCAGCGAGGGCTATCGCAAGGCCGAGGTCACGCGCGGCGGAGTCGATACGCGGGCGCTGTCGTCCGCCACGATGGAGGCGCAGGCGGCACCCGGCTTGTACTTCATCGGCGAGGTGGTCGATGTGACGGGCTGGCTGGGCGGCTACAACTTCCAGTGGGCCTGGGCTTCCGCGGTGGCGGCCGGGCAGGCGGTGGCGGGCGGTTGAATCGGCTCGGGGCCGACCCGGTTCTGTGCTACGATCGGCGATCCGCTTTGTTCCATGTTTGCAACCCGCTGGGCGTTCCGTCCGAGCGGGTTTTGCCGTTTATCGGAGTTTCGAATGTCGCTGAAGGCACAGATCACGGAAGACATGAAGGCCGCCATGCGCGCCAAGGAAATGGATCGCCTGGGCACCATCCGCCTGCTGCAGGCCGCCATCAAGCAGCGCGAAGTGGATGAGCGCATCGAGCTGGACGATGCCGCCGTGCTGGCCGTGGTCGACAAGATGATCAAGCAGCGCAAGGATTCGATCTCGCAGTTTCAGCAGGCCGGCCGCGAGGACCTGGTCGCCAAGGAATCGGCCGAAGTCGCCGTGCTGCAGGCCTACCTGCCGGCACAGTTGTCGGATGCCGAGATCGACGCCGCCGTGCGCGATGCCGTGGCCAAGGCCGGCGCCGCCGGTCCGCAGGACATGGGCAAGGTGATGGGCCTGCTCAAGCCGGCCCTGGCCGGCCGCGCCGACATGACGCAGGTCTCGGCCCGCGTGAAGGCCGCGCTGGCCGGCGCCTGAGCCCGGATTTTTTGCGCAGTCCGCAAGGCGCGCCCCACGCGTGATCCCGCAGCCGTTCATCGACGATCTGCTCAACCGCGTCGACATCGTCGACGTGGTGGGCCGCTACGTGCAGCTCAAGAAGGGCGGCGCCAACTTCATGGGGCTGTGCCCGTTCCATAACGAGAAGTCGCCGTCGTTCTCGGTGTCGCCGACCAAGCAGTTCTATCACTGCTTCGGTTGCGGCGCGCACGGCTCGGCGATCGGCTTCCTGATGGAGTTCTCCGGGCTGTCGTACGTCGAGGCCATCCGCGATCTGGCGCAGTCGGCCGGCATGGTGGTGCCGGAGGAGCGCGGCGGCCTGCCGCCCGGGGCCCGTGCCGAGCGGCAGGCCAAGACCGTGGCTCTGGGTGACGTCATGGCGCGCGCCGGCGACCACTACCGCAAGCAACTGCGCAGCGCCGCCAACGCCATCCAGTACCTCAAGGGCCGCGGCCTGACCGGCGAGATTGCCGGGCATTTCGGCCTGGGCTATGCGCCGGACGACTGGCAGTCGCTCGAGGCCGTGTTCGGCGCCTATCGCGACGACGCCATCGCCGTGCCGCTGATCGAGGCCGGCCTGGTCATCGAGAGCGAGAAGACCGACGCCGACGGCCGCCATCGCCGCTACGACCGCTTCCGCGACCGCATCATGTTCCCCATCCGCAATACCAAGGGGGTGGTGATCGGTTTCGGCGGGCGGGTGTTGGGGCAGGGC
The sequence above is drawn from the Ralstonia solanacearum K60 genome and encodes:
- a CDS encoding DMT family transporter, encoding MPTDLTTQIALRAASSSRQSLWMVLAAFAFSAMGVCVKLASAHYSTGEIVFYRSAIGVVLMGAVLYRTGAGVRTPHLASHIKRSVFGVTSLLLWFSSISLLPLATAMTLNYMSPVWIALIIGAGAALAGRAGKPGGADRKMVTAILMSFIGVICLLQPSVGPSQMTGGMIGLVSGMFTALAYVEVRQLGDLGENEARIVFYFSLVSTIAGGAWMLIDGMHPHTWRSAWPLVAVGLLATLGQTAMTRAYKRGNTLLTANLQYTGIVFASGWGMLLWHDHLNALSWMGMALIIGSGIVTTVMRARQSGVAHPTPQTAVSGPEAEIHPEV
- a CDS encoding aromatic ring-hydroxylating oxygenase subunit alpha — protein: MSNLSTALNLVPSETQLPVSAYFDEALYQTEIERLFKHGPGYVGHELMVPEVGDYHTLAAEAEGRVLVRNPNGVELLSNVCRHRQAIMLNGRGNAQNIVCPLHRWTYDLKGELLGAPHFEQQPCVHLSRSLLQNWNGLLFEGKRDVRNDLARLGVTRDLDFSGYMLDHVEVHDCNYNWKTFIEVYLEDYHVVPFHPGLGQFVSCDDLTWEFGEWYSVQTVGIHAGLRRPGTPTYQKWHDAVLRFNNGEMPKYGAVWLTYYPNVMVEWYPNVLVVSTLHPMGPTRTRNVVEFYYPEEIALFEREFVQAERAAYMETCIEDDEIAERMDAGRLALLKRGTSEVGPYQSPMEDGMQHFHEWYRRVMDY
- a CDS encoding exodeoxyribonuclease VII small subunit, which produces MPRAQDAAPSDATAPLSAPPTSYEAAMAELETLVASMESGELPLEASLAAYRRGAELVRYCQQVLERVEQQVRVLDGDALKPLADEGTNEQGKA
- a CDS encoding polyprenyl synthetase family protein, coding for MSDFAQWMASVVARTESALERALPGESVVPQRLHAAMRYATLGAGKRVRPLLVHAAGALGEASPEALDGVSCAVEMIHAYSLVHDDMPCMDDDDLRRGRPTVHRAYDEATALLVGDALQTQAFVVLAELGAVSPVTRAALVGELARASGSLGMAGGQAIDLQSVGVALSQDALETMHRMKTGALLRASLRMGALCAGVNAAALEQVDAYAGAVGLAFQVVDDILDVTADTATLGKTAGKDEADDKPTYVSILGLERARALADELHAAAGAAVARLSRELGEARTVRLAGMAGLIVQRGH
- the dxs gene encoding 1-deoxy-D-xylulose-5-phosphate synthase, with the protein product MTYELLNTIDDPAELRRLDRRQLGTLADELRAFVLESVSQTGGHLSSNLGTIELTIALHYVFNTPDDRIVWDVGHQSYPHKILTGRREQMATLRQLDGISGFPRRSESPYDTFGTAHSSTSISAALGMAQGAKTRGESRVAIAVIGDGAMSAGMAFEAMNNAGVYKNLPLVVVLNDNDMSISPPVGALNRYLARLMSGQFYAATKKGVEKLLSVAPPVLEFAKRFEEHAKGMLVPATMFEEFGFNYIGPIDGHDLGSLVPTLQNIRQRALEGGGPQFLHVVTKKGQGYKLAEADPILYHGPGKFNPQEGIKPAARPTKVSYTQVFGQWLCDMAAADKRLVGITPAMREGSGMVEFEQRFPDRYYDVGIAEQHAVTFAGGLACEGLKPVVAIYSTFLQRGYDQLIHDVALQNLPVVFALDRAGLVGADGATHAGAYDMAYLRCIPNMMVMAPADENECRQLLSTAFAQDCPTAVRYPRGAGPGVAVQPTLDPLPVGKAEVRRASTAPAGQRVAILAFGSMVAPATAAAERLDATVVNMRFVKPLDVACVLEMARTHDYVVTVEEGCVMGGAGSACLEALAAAGVATPVLQLGLPDRFIDHGDHAALLALCGLDANGILASIRERFAVQPRAVQQRVA
- the folE2 gene encoding GTP cyclohydrolase FolE2, whose amino-acid sequence is MNDMNPAFVMPDVQSSHDTRQIPIQRVGVRGVRYPMSLQTPSGVQSTVGTFNLDVHLPADQKGTHMSRFVALLEEEREPLNLAQFQLLLEKMLEKLEADAGRIEVHFPYFVSKTAPVSGVQSLMDYEVTMIGEMRDGHTTVRVKALVPVTSLCPCSKKISQYGAHNQRSHITIDAELAADTPVEALIRMAEEEASCELWGLLKRPDEKFVTERAYENPKFVEDLVRDIAMRLNEDDRIVAYTLEAENFESIHNHSAYALIERDKRRDN
- the tsaD gene encoding tRNA (adenosine(37)-N6)-threonylcarbamoyltransferase complex transferase subunit TsaD, yielding MLVLGIESSCDETGVALYDTDAGLRAHALYSQIAMHRDYGGVVPELASRDHIRRVIPLLEDVLATAGIGRADIDAIAYTKGPGLAGALLVGASVANALGFALGKPLVGVHHLEGHLLSPLLEADRPAFPFLALLVSGGHTQLMRVDAVGQYTLLGETLDDAAGEAFDKTAKLLGLGYPGGPAVSRLAEFGNPGAFDLPRPMLHSGNFDFSFAGLKTAVLTQVRKLNLDGSEACEQPRADLARAFVDAIVDVLVTKTLRAAREHGLKRIVVAGGVGANRQLRERLNAEGGKRGLRVYYPDLQFCTDNGAMIAFAGAMRLQADPGQVQEGYGYGVTPRWDLEDIRIRHA
- a CDS encoding NAD(P)/FAD-dependent oxidoreductase, with translation MMRCDVAVIGAGAAGMMCAAVAGQRGARVVLIDHATRLAEKIRISGGGRCNFTNVNAGPANYLSGNPHFCRSALARYTPQDFVGLVSSYRIPYHEKHKGQLFCDDSAEDIIRMLGAECDKGNVIWRTGCAIAEVGKASDAYRLATSAGEIVADRLVIATGGLSIPKIGATDFGYRVARQFGLKIVETHPALVPLTFHAEHWAPFAALSGVSMEVDVTVGPPAAAGKGSHRGGRGGATTFREDLLLTHRGLSGPAVLQISSFWNAGQPLSIDLLPDTDAAQWLCDEKAGSRKQLGTVLAQRLPERVAQAWCATHGASPHAPIAELSDKALRALGGTLNRWELTPSGSEGYRKAEVTRGGVDTRALSSATMEAQAAPGLYFIGEVVDVTGWLGGYNFQWAWASAVAAGQAVAGG
- a CDS encoding GatB/YqeY domain-containing protein — protein: MSLKAQITEDMKAAMRAKEMDRLGTIRLLQAAIKQREVDERIELDDAAVLAVVDKMIKQRKDSISQFQQAGREDLVAKESAEVAVLQAYLPAQLSDAEIDAAVRDAVAKAGAAGPQDMGKVMGLLKPALAGRADMTQVSARVKAALAGA